A genomic stretch from Spiroplasma endosymbiont of Clivina fossor includes:
- a CDS encoding transposase family protein: MKFKKNNQISDKNFLRLTGIKHTTFNKMLEILKIEELKKRFRRGRTNKLSLENRILMTLEYWREYRTYFHIAKSYDISESSCYRNIKWIEDTLIKHPNFQQLTGQKSLLKDYFKDKTVIIDVTESQIQRPKKDKNSTTQEKRKNTQ; encoded by the coding sequence ATGAAATTTAAAAAAAATAATCAAATAAGTGATAAAAATTTTTTAAGATTAACTGGTATTAAACATACTACTTTTAATAAAATGCTAGAAATTTTAAAAATAGAAGAATTAAAAAAGAGATTTCGTCGCGGAAGAACCAATAAATTATCATTAGAAAATCGTATTTTAATGACTTTAGAATATTGAAGAGAATATAGAACTTATTTTCATATTGCAAAAAGTTATGATATTAGTGAAAGTAGTTGTTATAGAAATATCAAATGAATTGAAGACACTTTAATAAAACACCCTAATTTTCAACAACTTACTGGTCAAAAATCACTATTAAAAGATTATTTCAAAGATAAGACTGTTATAATTGATGTAACTGAAAGCCAAATCCAACGCCCAAAAAAAGACAAAAACAGCACTACTCAGGAAAAAAGAAAAAACACACAATAA
- a CDS encoding transposase family protein, which translates to MIPKRKSKKNPLNKEEKQNNERISKMRIVIENVFAILKKFKIISEKYRNRRKRFALRFNLIASIYNLQLLV; encoded by the coding sequence TTAATTCCTAAAAGAAAATCAAAGAAAAACCCTTTAAATAAAGAAGAAAAGCAAAATAATGAGCGAATTTCAAAAATGAGAATTGTTATTGAAAATGTTTTTGCTATACTTAAAAAATTTAAAATTATTAGTGAAAAATATCGAAATCGTAGAAAAAGATTTGCTTTAAGATTTAATTTAATAGCTTCAATTTATAATTTACAACTATTAGTTTAA
- a CDS encoding IS1/IS1595 family N-terminal zinc-binding domain-containing protein, with amino-acid sequence MEKIIQELVNTLTDDQFLEFYEKVKQQAELIKKQKRLNEIDQKFRAHGIKCPKCESYHCVKNGHNSEGKQKYLCKNCRASFDAFRNHFIYWSHLNYEQWNLLIQISLLGQSSKTISRFIKTTLKTAWYNRQKLMKSKQLENTQLKFKKLSGKIQIDETFIKEIHKGNFKYKTDPRRIHLDPFATNTKCCIQMAIDNNNNIYVKSTNTKRLQKQ; translated from the coding sequence ATGGAAAAAATAATTCAAGAACTAGTAAATACTTTAACAGATGATCAATTTTTAGAATTTTATGAAAAAGTCAAACAACAAGCAGAATTAATAAAAAAACAAAAACGTTTAAATGAAATTGATCAAAAATTTAGAGCGCACGGTATTAAATGCCCTAAATGTGAATCTTACCATTGCGTTAAAAATGGACATAATTCAGAAGGAAAACAAAAATATTTATGTAAAAATTGTCGTGCAAGTTTTGACGCTTTTCGTAATCATTTTATTTATTGAAGTCATTTAAATTATGAACAATGAAATTTATTGATTCAAATTTCATTGCTGGGGCAATCTAGTAAAACAATTTCTCGTTTTATTAAAACTACATTAAAAACTGCTTGATATAATCGTCAAAAATTAATGAAATCAAAACAATTAGAAAATACCCAATTAAAATTTAAAAAATTATCTGGTAAAATCCAAATCGATGAAACATTCATTAAAGAAATCCATAAAGGAAATTTCAAATATAAAACTGATCCACGAAGAATTCACCTTGACCCATTCGCAACTAATACTAAATGCTGTATTCAAATGGCAATTGATAATAATAACAATATTTATGTTAAATCCACAAACACCAAACGTTTACAAAAACAATAG
- a CDS encoding transposase — protein sequence MIQISLLGQSSKTISRFIKTTLKTAWYNRQKLMKSKQLENTQLKFKKLSGKIQIDETFIKEIHKGNFKYKTDPRRIHLDPFATNTKCCIQMAIDNNNNIYVKSTNTKRLQKQWVIENMNKELINENSIITSDMQKLYFLVAKQTNSTLCVTKTTINPEASYRNLNKISKLQSSLKEALIHYHGLGFTNIQNYLNLWKWKYQHKGLTPNQQTAVLYFNV from the coding sequence TTGATTCAAATTTCATTGCTGGGGCAATCTAGTAAAACAATTTCTCGTTTTATTAAAACTACATTAAAAACTGCTTGATATAATCGTCAAAAATTAATGAAATCAAAACAATTAGAAAATACCCAATTAAAATTTAAAAAATTATCTGGTAAAATCCAAATCGATGAAACATTTATTAAAGAAATCCATAAAGGAAATTTCAAATATAAAACTGATCCACGAAGAATTCACCTTGACCCATTCGCAACTAATACTAAATGCTGTATTCAAATGGCAATTGATAATAATAACAATATTTATGTTAAATCCACAAACACCAAACGTTTACAAAAACAATGAGTTATTGAAAATATGAACAAAGAATTAATTAACGAAAATTCAATTATTACTTCCGATATGCAAAAATTATATTTTTTAGTAGCAAAACAAACAAATTCTACTTTATGTGTAACTAAAACAACAATTAATCCTGAAGCTAGTTATCGTAACTTAAATAAAATCAGTAAATTACAATCTAGTCTTAAAGAAGCCTTAATTCATTATCATGGTTTAGGTTTTACTAATATTCAAAATTATTTAAATCTCTGAAAATGAAAATACCAACATAAGGGTTTAACTCCAAACCAACAAACAGCGGTATTATATTTTAATGTATAA
- a CDS encoding transposase → MIQISLLGQSSKTISRFIKTTLKTAWYNRQKLMKSKQLENTQLKFKKLSGKIQIDETFIKEIHKGNFKYKTDPRRIHLDPFATNTKCCIQMAIDNNNNIYVKSTNTKRLQKQWVIENMNKELINENSIITSDMQKLYFLVAKQTNSTLCVTKTTINPEASYRNLNKISKLQSSLKEALIHYHGLGFTNIQNYLNLWKWKYQHKEGFNSKPTNSGIIF, encoded by the coding sequence TTGATTCAAATTTCATTGCTGGGGCAATCTAGTAAAACAATTTCTCGTTTTATTAAAACTACATTAAAAACTGCTTGATATAATCGTCAAAAATTAATGAAATCAAAACAATTAGAAAATACCCAATTAAAATTTAAAAAATTATCTGGTAAAATCCAAATCGATGAAACATTCATTAAAGAAATCCATAAAGGAAATTTCAAATATAAAACTGATCCACGAAGAATTCACCTTGACCCATTCGCAACTAATACTAAATGCTGTATTCAAATGGCAATTGATAATAATAACAATATTTATGTTAAATCCACAAACACCAAACGTTTACAAAAACAATGAGTTATTGAAAATATGAACAAAGAATTAATTAACGAAAATTCAATTATTACTTCTGATATGCAAAAATTATATTTTTTAGTAGCAAAACAAACAAATTCTACTTTATGCGTAACTAAAACAACAATTAATCCTGAAGCTAGTTATCGTAACTTAAATAAAATCAGTAAATTACAATCTAGTCTTAAAGAAGCCTTAATTCATTATCATGGTTTAGGTTTTACTAATATTCAAAATTATTTAAATCTCTGAAAATGAAAATACCAACATAAGGAAGGGTTTAACTCCAAACCAACAAACAGCGGTATTATATTTTAA